The proteins below come from a single Acidovorax sp. NCPPB 4044 genomic window:
- the fusA gene encoding elongation factor G, with amino-acid sequence MARKTPIERYRNIGISAHIDAGKTTTTERILFYTGVNHKIGEVHDGAATMDWMEQEQERGITITSAATTCFWKGMDMSYPEHRFNIIDTPGHVDFTIEVERSMRVLDGACMVYCAVGGVQPQSETVWRQANKYKVPRLAFVNKMDRTGANFFKVYDQMRLRLKANPVPVVIPIGAEDNFTGVVDLLKMKAIIWDEASQGMKFTFEDIPADLVESAKEWRERMVEAAAEASEELMNKYLEEGDLSEEEIKTGLRTRTIATEIQPMLCGTAFKNKGVQRMLDAVIDYLPAPTDIDDVTGTDEDENPVTRKADDNEKFSALAFKLMTDPFVGQLTFVRVYSGVLTKGDTVYNPIKGKKERIGRIVQMHANERLEVEEIRAGDIAACVGLKDVTTGETLSDLDSQIILERMVFPEPVITQAVEPKTKTDQEKMGIALQRLAAEDPSFRVKTDEESGQTLIAGMGELHLEIIVDRMKREFGVEANVGKPQVAYRETIRKTVEEAEGKFVRQSGGKGQYGHVVLKIEPNEAGKGNEFVDAIKGGVVPREFIPAVEKGFNEAVTQGVLAGYPVVDVKVTLHFGSYHDVDSNELAFKMAAIFGFKEGCRKANPVILEPMMAVEVETPEDYAGTVMGDLSSRRGMVQGMDDMVGGGKAIKAEVPLSEMFGYSTSLRSATQGRATYTMEFKHYSEAPRNVSEAIMAARAK; translated from the coding sequence ATGGCACGCAAGACTCCCATCGAGCGCTACCGCAACATCGGTATCTCGGCCCACATCGACGCTGGCAAGACCACGACGACTGAACGTATCCTGTTCTACACGGGTGTGAACCACAAGATCGGCGAAGTGCACGACGGCGCTGCGACCATGGACTGGATGGAGCAGGAGCAGGAGCGCGGCATCACGATCACGTCCGCCGCCACGACCTGTTTCTGGAAGGGCATGGACATGTCCTATCCGGAGCATCGCTTCAACATCATCGACACCCCCGGCCACGTGGACTTCACCATCGAGGTGGAGCGTTCCATGCGCGTGCTGGACGGTGCCTGCATGGTCTACTGCGCAGTGGGCGGTGTGCAGCCCCAGTCGGAAACCGTCTGGCGCCAGGCCAACAAGTACAAGGTGCCCCGCCTTGCGTTCGTCAACAAGATGGACCGCACCGGCGCCAACTTCTTCAAGGTCTATGACCAGATGCGCCTGCGCCTGAAGGCCAACCCCGTGCCCGTGGTGATCCCGATCGGCGCGGAAGACAACTTCACCGGCGTGGTCGACCTGCTCAAGATGAAGGCGATCATCTGGGACGAAGCCTCGCAAGGCATGAAGTTCACCTTCGAAGACATCCCGGCCGACCTGGTGGAGTCCGCCAAGGAATGGCGCGAGAGGATGGTCGAAGCCGCGGCTGAAGCCTCCGAAGAGCTGATGAACAAGTACCTGGAAGAGGGCGATCTCTCCGAGGAAGAGATCAAGACCGGTCTGCGCACGCGCACGATCGCGACGGAAATCCAGCCGATGCTGTGCGGCACCGCGTTCAAGAACAAGGGCGTGCAGCGCATGCTCGACGCCGTGATCGACTACCTGCCGGCGCCCACCGACATCGACGACGTCACGGGCACCGACGAGGACGAGAACCCCGTGACCCGCAAGGCGGACGACAACGAGAAGTTCTCGGCCTTGGCGTTCAAGCTGATGACCGACCCGTTCGTGGGCCAGCTGACCTTCGTGCGCGTCTATTCCGGCGTGCTGACGAAGGGCGACACCGTCTACAACCCGATCAAGGGCAAGAAGGAGCGTATCGGCCGTATCGTGCAGATGCACGCCAACGAACGCCTGGAAGTCGAAGAAATCCGCGCCGGCGACATCGCTGCCTGCGTGGGTTTGAAGGATGTGACGACCGGCGAGACGCTGAGCGATCTCGACTCGCAGATCATTCTGGAGCGCATGGTGTTCCCCGAGCCTGTGATCACGCAGGCCGTGGAGCCCAAGACGAAGACCGACCAGGAAAAGATGGGCATCGCCCTGCAGCGCCTGGCCGCCGAAGATCCTTCGTTCCGCGTGAAGACCGACGAAGAGTCCGGTCAGACGCTGATTGCCGGGATGGGCGAACTCCACCTGGAAATCATCGTGGACCGCATGAAGCGTGAATTCGGCGTGGAAGCCAACGTGGGCAAGCCCCAGGTTGCCTACCGCGAAACCATCCGCAAGACGGTGGAAGAAGCCGAAGGCAAGTTCGTGCGCCAATCCGGCGGTAAGGGCCAGTACGGCCACGTCGTGCTCAAGATCGAGCCGAACGAAGCCGGCAAGGGTAACGAGTTCGTCGACGCCATCAAGGGCGGTGTGGTTCCTCGCGAATTCATCCCGGCGGTGGAAAAGGGCTTCAACGAAGCTGTCACGCAAGGCGTGCTGGCTGGCTATCCGGTGGTGGACGTCAAGGTCACGCTGCACTTCGGTTCGTACCACGATGTGGACTCGAACGAACTGGCGTTCAAGATGGCCGCGATCTTCGGCTTCAAGGAAGGTTGCCGCAAGGCCAACCCCGTGATCCTGGAGCCGATGATGGCCGTGGAAGTCGAAACGCCTGAAGACTACGCCGGTACCGTGATGGGCGATCTGTCCTCGCGCCGCGGCATGGTGCAGGGCATGGACGACATGGTCGGTGGCGGCAAGGCCATCAAGGCCGAAGTGCCCCTGTCCGAAATGTTCGGCTACTCGACCTCGCTGCGTTCCGCGACGCAAGGCCGTGCCACCTACACGATGGAATTCAAGCACTACAGCGAAGCCCCTCGCAACGTGTCCGAAGCCATCATGGCGGCGCGCGCCAAGTAA
- the rpsG gene encoding 30S ribosomal protein S7, whose product MPRRREVPKREILPDPKFGNVELSKFMNVIMEGGKKAVAERIIYGALELIQKKHPDKDPLEAFTVAINNVKPMVEVKSRRVGGANYQVPVEVRPVRRLALSMRWLKEAARKRGEKSMAQRLANELLEATEGRGGAMKRRDEVHRMAEANKAFSHFRF is encoded by the coding sequence ATGCCACGTCGTCGCGAAGTCCCCAAACGTGAAATCCTGCCGGACCCGAAGTTCGGCAACGTCGAGCTGTCCAAATTCATGAACGTGATCATGGAAGGCGGCAAGAAGGCAGTTGCAGAGCGCATCATCTATGGCGCCCTGGAACTGATCCAGAAGAAGCACCCCGACAAGGACCCCCTGGAGGCGTTCACCGTTGCCATCAACAACGTGAAGCCCATGGTGGAAGTGAAGTCCCGCCGCGTCGGTGGTGCCAACTACCAGGTGCCCGTCGAAGTGCGTCCGGTGCGTCGCCTTGCCCTGTCGATGCGTTGGCTCAAGGAAGCCGCCCGCAAGCGGGGCGAGAAGTCCATGGCCCAGCGCTTGGCCAACGAGCTGCTGGAAGCCACGGAAGGCCGTGGCGGTGCGATGAAGCGCCGTGACGAAGTGCACCGCATGGCAGAAGCCAACAAGGCGTTCAGCCACTTCCGCTTCTAA
- the rpsL gene encoding 30S ribosomal protein S12, producing the protein MPTINQLVRHGREVETTKSKSPAMQNSPQRRGVCTRVYTTTPKKPNSALRKVAKVRLTNGFEVISYIGGEGHNLQEHSVVLVRGGRVKDLPGVRYHIVRGSLDLQGVKDRKQARSKYGAKKPKAK; encoded by the coding sequence ATGCCAACCATCAACCAGCTTGTGCGTCACGGGCGCGAGGTCGAAACGACCAAGTCCAAAAGCCCCGCGATGCAAAACTCTCCACAGCGCCGTGGCGTGTGCACCCGTGTGTACACCACGACGCCCAAGAAGCCTAACTCCGCTCTGCGGAAGGTCGCCAAGGTTCGCCTGACCAACGGCTTCGAAGTCATCTCCTACATCGGCGGCGAAGGCCACAACCTGCAGGAACACAGCGTCGTGCTGGTCCGTGGCGGTCGTGTCAAGGACTTGCCCGGTGTGCGTTACCACATCGTGCGCGGTTCCCTGGACCTGCAAGGCGTGAAGGATCGCAAGCAGGCCCGTTCCAAGTACGGTGCCAAGAAGCCCAAGGCCAAGTAA